AAAAAAATGGATTGTCTGACGGATATGGTGCTTCAATGCACTTAGTTGATAAATCCAAAGGTTTTTTTGGCTCAGTTCCTATAGTTACTGGATCCTTATCGCTTGCAACAGGAGCGGCATTTGCATTAAAACAAAAAAAAACTGACAATATTGCTGTTGCTTATTTAGGTGATGGAGCTACAGAGGAAGGTGTATTTCATGAGTCTTTATTATTTTCTGGAAAATCCAATCTACCAATTTTGTATGTAATTGAAAATAATGAGTATTCTAGTAACATGCATATATCTTTGAGACAGGTAAGCAGCAATTTAACAAGATTTGCAAAAGCTCATGGTATAAATTATGTTAGCTTAAATGGTAATAGTATATTTGATGTATATTCAATAACGAAAAAAATAATATCAAAAATAAGGTCTTCAAAAAAGCCATTTTTAATAGAGGCCAAAACTTATAGATTTTATGGACATGTTGATTGGAGAGATGATATTGACGTTGGTATTGAACGTTCAAAAAGTAAACTTAATTATTGGAAAAAAAAAGATCCAATTAATTTAATTGAAAATTTTATCATTAAAAAAAAATTAATTTCACAGAAAAAATTAGATTTAATTAAAATTAAAGTTGATAAACAAGTTCAAAATTCTTGGATAAATGCAATTAAATTTAAAAATCAAACAAAATCCGATTTAAATAAAAATATTTTTAATGATTAAATATATCACATACTCCCAAGCAATAAGAGAGGCATTATATTACCTTTTAAAAACAGATAAATATTTTCATATTTTGGGACAAGGAGTAAATAGTCCTTGGTACGTAGGAGGAACTTTAAAAAATTTAGATAAATTATTTCCAAGTAGAGTCCTTGAGACTCCTGTAAGTGAAAATTTAATTAGCGGTGTTGGCATTGGATCTTCTATGTTAGGCACTAACTGCTTAGTAATTCATCCTAGAATGGATTTTATGCTTTACGCAATGGACTCTATAGTAAATCAAGGAGCAAAATGGAATTATGTAACCG
The Candidatus Pelagibacter sp. RS40 DNA segment above includes these coding regions:
- a CDS encoding thiamine pyrophosphate-dependent dehydrogenase E1 component subunit alpha, coding for MTKQINFKKLMKSYELILKIRYAEDLLGKKKKKGFINSPVHLSAGQEAIPVGISLNRKSGDVFFGNHRSHHHLLSLESNLTKFFAEILCKKNGLSDGYGASMHLVDKSKGFFGSVPIVTGSLSLATGAAFALKQKKTDNIAVAYLGDGATEEGVFHESLLFSGKSNLPILYVIENNEYSSNMHISLRQVSSNLTRFAKAHGINYVSLNGNSIFDVYSITKKIISKIRSSKKPFLIEAKTYRFYGHVDWRDDIDVGIERSKSKLNYWKKKDPINLIENFIIKKKLISQKKLDLIKIKVDKQVQNSWINAIKFKNQTKSDLNKNIFND